From one Humulus lupulus chromosome 8, drHumLupu1.1, whole genome shotgun sequence genomic stretch:
- the LOC133795099 gene encoding ribulose bisphosphate carboxylase large chain-like yields the protein MPDWVHSILGLMSPQTETKASVGFKAGVKDYKLTYYTPDYETKDTDILAAFRVTPQPGVPPEEAGVAVAAESSTGTWTTIWTDGLTSLDRYKGRCYHIELVTGEENQYIAYVAYPLDLFMLD from the coding sequence ATGCCAGACTGGGTTCATTCGATACTAGGACTTATGTCACCACAAACAGAGACTAAAGCAAGTGTTGGATTCAAAGCAGGTGTTAAAGATTATAAATTGACTTATTACACTCCGGACTATGAAACCAAAGATACTGATATCTTGGCAGCATTTCGAGTAACTCCTCAACCTGGAGTTCCCCCTGAAGAAGCTGGGGTTGCGGTAGCTGCTGAATCTTCTACTGGTACATGGACAACTATATGGACTGACGGGCTTACCAGCCTTGATCGCTACAAAGGTCGATGCTACCACATCGAGCTCGTTACTGGAGAAGAAAATCAATATATTGCTTATGTAGCTTATCCCTTAGACCTTTTTATGCTAGACTAG
- the LOC133794890 gene encoding uncharacterized protein LOC133794890, with protein sequence MQHIDVMMYYLRRKVKLSTDLKRRVSTTDTCFGQNIVFMYEDFKKKGSGAFKIDERCVALKIMKGESMFCATHWNLLDDVVMPVNVNGLMHWILLHFNVQQRSLTVYDSMSGAKHENQTLPVVEAFAVLIPLLLEMIDFYVRKDIHLDVSPYDVVENEALKLSIAKGIPQQTDCDCGVFCTYFAEQIILGKENEMPKNIDVRLLRKDIAVSLYYHGKNKELEGYLTSDEFTEKLLERRQKRMKIAA encoded by the exons atgcaGCATATTGATGTGATGATGTATTACTTGAGGAGAAAGGTTAAATTGTCTACAGATTTGAAGAGAAGAGTATCTACGACTGACACTTGTTTTGGGCAAAACATAGTGTTTATGTATGAAGATTTTAAGAAAAAAGGTAGTGGCGCATTTAAAATAGATGAGAGATGCgttgctttgaagataatgaagGGGGAATCCATGTTTTGTGCAACTCATTGGAATTTGCTTGATGATGTTGTCATGCCTGTTAATGTGAATGGTCTTATGCATTGGATTTTGTTGCACTTTAATGTACAGCAGAGATCTCTTACGGTGTATGATTCAATGTCTGGTGCAAAGCATGAAAATCAGACTTTACCTGTCGTTGAGGCATTTGCTGTTTTGATTCCTCTTCTTCTGGAGATGATTGATTTCTATGTTCGTAAAGATATTCATCTTGATGTTAGCCCGTATGATGTGGTAGAGAATGAGGCTTTGAAGTTGAGCATTGCTAAAGGCATTCCTCAACAGACTGATTG TGATTGTGGTGTGTTCTGTACTTATTTTGCTGAGCAAATAATTCTTGGGAAGGAGAATGAGATGCCTAAAAATATTGATGTTCGCCTCCTTCGTAAAGACATTGCTGTCAGCTTGTACTATCATGGAAAGAACAAAGAACTTGAGGGATACTTAACTAGCGATGAGTTCACTGAGAAGCTTCTGGAGAGGAGACAGAAAAGAATGAAAATTGCTGCATAG
- the LOC133794891 gene encoding probable F-box protein At4g22030: MVTLQASSVVYMKVSSTGSSQTRRRLGESLAPRAILHLPKVQNSAASTTTSPTNPLLSLPKLPYSLGFPDHRHQDMDMKRSNLNSSAVQIEKMYAILEAVSDRVEMHKNIGAQRDNWNNLLLSSVNSITLAAATMAGVSVLSPSIALKLSSTILYLAATGILVIMNKIQPSQLAEEQRNATRLFKQLQTEIQTKLSIGNPTALDVNEAMEKVLALDKAYQLPLLGAMIEKFPETVESAVWWPRKVGQQKQTSQVGYNNNGWSKKLEEEMREVSKVIERKDVAEYLRLSEKALKLNKILAISGPVLTGLAAAATAVSGGIGNTHGVGAAATVVGVVAGALASVVNTLEHGGQVGMVFEMYRSNAGFFRLMEETIESNLREADVDRRENGEVFQTKVALQLGRSLSELKNLSSSTSRYVNHNGSDSEEFASKLF; encoded by the coding sequence ATGGTAACCCTTCAAGCTTCAAGCGTGGTTTATATGAAGGTCAGTAGCACTGGCTCATCCCAAACACGACGCCGTTTGGGAGAATCCCTTGCTCCAAGAGCCATTCTTCACCTACCAAAAGTCCAGAACTCGGCCGCGAGTACTACAACTAGTCCCACTAATCCATTACTTTCTCTTCCAAAGCTTCCATACTCTTTGGGTTTTCCTGATCATCGTCATCAGGACATGGATATGAAGAGATCCAATCTTAATTCGTCGGCCGTACAAATAGAGAAGATGTATGCGATCTTGGAGGCTGTTTCAGACAGAGTGGAAATGCACAAGAACATCGGAGCTCAGCGTGACAACTGGAACAATCTCCTTCTGTCATCGGTTAATTCGATCACTCTCGCAGCTGCAACCATGGCGGGAGTCTCAGTACTATCACCCTCCATAGCCCTGAAGCTCTCTTCCACGATTCTCTATTTGGCAGCCACTGGAATATTGGTGATCATGAACAAGATCCAACCGTCACAACTCGCTGAAGAACAAAGAAACGCCACTAGATTATTCAAGCAACTACAAACTGAGATCCAGACCAAACTCTCCATCGGAAACCCTACAGCTTTGGACGTAAACGAAGCCATGGAGAAAGTTTTGGCGTTAGATAAAGCATACCAACTTCCGCTTTTGGGCGCCATGATTGAGAAATTCCCCGAGACTGTAGAGTCTGCTGTTTGGTGGCCGAGAAAAGTAGGACAGCAAAAGCAAACATCACAAGTTggatacaataataatggttggAGTAAAAAGTTGGAAGAGGAAATGAGAGAGGTTTCTAAGGTTATAGAAAGAAAAGACGTGGCTGAATACTTGAGGCTTAGTGAAAAGGCCTTGAAACTCAATAAAATCCTTGCGATTTCTGGACCGGTGTTGACTGGTTTAGCAGCTGCAGCGACTGCTGTTTCCGGTGGTATTGGCAATACTCATGGGGTAGGAGCGGCGGCCACGGTGGTTGGAGTGGTGGCGGGAGCTTTGGCGAGCGTTGTGAACACATTGGAACACGGTGGTCAGGTAGGGATGGTGTTTGAAATGTATAGGAGTAATGCGGGTTTCTTCAGGCTCATGGAGGAGACAATTGAATCTAACTTGAGAGAAGCAGATGTGGATAGAAGAGAGAACGGTGAAGTGTTTCAAACCAAGGTGGCTTTGCAGCTTGGTCGGAGCTTGTCTGAGCTCAAAAATCTTTCTTCTTCTACTTCCAGATATGTTAATCATAATGGCTCAGATTCTGAAGAGTTTGCAAGCAAGCTTTTctga
- the LOC133793524 gene encoding uncharacterized protein LOC133793524, which yields MMTSNIAESLNAALKAARNLPIDILVECLRSLVQKWVWNNSNNANGTFTKVSTATENELRHDIVSKMKYEVLPFNTIEYQVRDQKGINFTVNIHNRTCTCNRFQEDEIPCGHAVAVIAKRNLSVYDYCAKFYRTETLKALYQENVHPLPHKDEWNLPQHLDILVLPPNSTIPAGRPRKKRIRSRGENNVIITCGKCAQPGHNRKTCRNPPFQKPNKQKKPKT from the exons ATGATGACATCCAACATCGCAGAATCACTCAACGCTGCACTAAAAGCTGCAAGAAATCTCCCCATTGATATATTGGTTGAATGCCTTAGAAGTTTGGTTCAAAAGTGGGTTTGGAACAACTCAAATAATGCAAATGGAACATTCACAAAAGTCTCTACAGCAACAGAAAATGAATTGAGACATGACATTGTTTCAAAAATGAAGTATGAG GTCTTGCCTTTCAACACAATAGAATACCAAGTTCGTGATCAAAAGGGGATAAATTTCACAGTAAATATACATAATAGAACATGCACTTGCAATAGGTTCCAAGAAGATGAAATACCTTGTGGCCATGCAGTAGCTGTCATTGCAAAAAGAAACTTGAGTGTCTATGATTATTGTGCAAAATTCTACAGAACAGAAACGTTGAAAgcattgtatcaagaaaatgttcATCCTTTGCCCCATAAAGATGAATGGAATCTCCCACAACACTTGGACATACTAGTGCTGCCTCCAAATTCAACAATCCCTGCAGGAAGACCAAGAAAGAAACGAATAAGATCAAGAGGGGAAAATAACGTAATAATCACCTGTGGGAAATGTGCACAACCAGGACATAACAGGAAGACTTGCAGGAATCCTCCATTTCAGAAGCCAAATAAACAGAAAAAGCCAAAGACATAG